One Phocaeicola dorei genomic region harbors:
- the nqrE gene encoding NADH:ubiquinone reductase (Na(+)-transporting) subunit E translates to MEYLSLFVKSIFVDNMIFAYFLGMCSYLAVSKNVKTAVGLGAAVTFVLIVTLPVNYMLENYVLAPNALVEGVDLSFLSFILFIAVIAGIVQLVEMAVERFSPSLYASLGIFLPLIAVNCAIMGASLFMQQRHFINIGEATTYALGSGIGWALAIIGLAAIREKMAYSDVPAPLKGLGITFITVGLMAMAFMCFSGLKI, encoded by the coding sequence ATGGAATATTTAAGTTTGTTTGTAAAGTCCATCTTTGTGGACAATATGATTTTCGCATACTTCCTGGGGATGTGTTCTTACCTGGCAGTATCGAAGAACGTAAAGACAGCCGTAGGTCTGGGTGCAGCCGTTACTTTCGTGTTGATTGTAACTTTGCCGGTGAACTATATGCTGGAAAATTACGTACTGGCACCTAATGCGCTGGTAGAAGGAGTAGACCTCAGTTTCTTGAGCTTTATCCTGTTTATTGCCGTTATCGCCGGTATCGTTCAGTTGGTGGAAATGGCGGTTGAACGTTTCAGCCCGTCACTCTATGCTTCATTGGGTATCTTCCTTCCGCTGATTGCTGTAAACTGTGCTATCATGGGTGCTTCACTGTTTATGCAGCAACGTCATTTCATCAACATTGGCGAGGCAACAACTTACGCTTTGGGCTCAGGTATCGGTTGGGCACTGGCTATTATCGGTCTGGCTGCTATCCGTGAAAAAATGGCTTACTCTGATGTTCCCGCTCCTTTGAAAGGTCTGGGTATCACTTTCATCACTGTAGGTTTGATGGCAATGGCATTTATGTGTTTCTCTGGTTTGAAAATCTAA
- a CDS encoding NADH:ubiquinone reductase (Na(+)-transporting) subunit D, whose product MSALFSKKNREVLLTPLGLNNPVTVQVLGICSALAVTAQLEPAIVMGLSVTIITAFSNFVISLLRNTIPNRIRIIVQLVVVAALVTIVSEILKAFAYDVSVQLSVYVGLIITNCILMGRLEAFAMMNGPWESFLDGIGNGLGYAKILIIVAFFRELLGAGTLFGFQVIPQAVYDLGYLNNGLMLMPPMALIICACIIWYQRAKHKELQESNN is encoded by the coding sequence ATGAGCGCATTATTTTCTAAAAAGAATAGAGAAGTTCTTTTAACCCCGCTGGGTTTGAATAACCCTGTCACCGTACAGGTGCTCGGTATCTGTTCTGCACTGGCTGTAACGGCTCAGTTGGAACCGGCTATCGTAATGGGGCTTTCTGTAACCATTATTACAGCCTTCTCAAACTTCGTTATCTCCTTGTTGCGTAACACCATTCCCAACCGTATCCGTATCATCGTTCAGTTGGTGGTTGTTGCTGCATTGGTGACTATCGTTAGTGAAATTTTGAAAGCATTCGCATACGATGTAAGCGTACAGCTTTCTGTATATGTAGGTTTGATTATTACAAACTGTATCCTGATGGGACGTCTGGAAGCGTTTGCTATGATGAACGGTCCTTGGGAATCATTCCTGGATGGTATCGGTAACGGATTGGGTTATGCCAAAATCCTGATTATCGTGGCATTCTTCCGTGAACTGCTGGGTGCAGGTACACTGTTCGGCTTCCAAGTTATCCCGCAGGCTGTTTATGACTTGGGCTACTTGAACAACGGCTTGATGTTGATGCCTCCTATGGCGTTGATTATCTGCGCTTGTATCATCTGGTACCAACGTGCAAAACACAAAGAATTGCAGGAAAGTAATAATTAA
- the nqrF gene encoding NADH:ubiquinone reductase (Na(+)-transporting) subunit F: MDMNLILASIGVFLGIILLLVVILLVAKQYLTPSGKVKITINGEKELEVEQGSTLLNTLSVNGIYLSSACGGKGSCGQCKCQVVEGGGEILPSEKGHFSRKQQQDHWRLGCQVKVKGDLGIKIDESVMGVKEWECEVISNKNVATFIKEFIVALPKGEHMDFVPGSYAQIKIPKFEMDYNKDIDKDLIGPEYLPAWEKFGLFGLKCKNTEETIRAYSMANYPAEGDRIMLTVRIATPPFKPKDQGPGFMDVNPGIASSYIFTLKPGDKVTMSGPYGDFHPIFDSKKEMIWVGGGAGMAPLRAQIMHMTKTLHTTDRELHYFYGARALNEVFYLQDFQQLEKDFPNFHFHLALDRPDPAADAAGVKYTAGFVHNVMYETYLKDHEAPEDIEYYMCGPGPMSNAVVKMLDSLGVEPSSIMYDNFGG, translated from the coding sequence ATGGATATGAATTTAATATTAGCTAGTATTGGAGTATTCCTTGGAATTATCCTTCTGCTCGTTGTTATTTTGCTGGTAGCTAAGCAGTATCTTACTCCGAGCGGCAAAGTAAAGATAACTATCAATGGAGAGAAAGAACTGGAAGTAGAACAAGGTTCAACTTTGCTGAACACCCTGTCTGTTAATGGTATATACCTGTCATCGGCTTGTGGTGGTAAAGGTTCTTGCGGTCAATGTAAATGCCAGGTTGTAGAAGGCGGTGGTGAGATTCTTCCTTCTGAAAAAGGACATTTCAGCCGTAAACAACAACAGGATCATTGGCGTCTGGGTTGCCAGGTGAAAGTAAAAGGAGACCTGGGCATCAAGATTGATGAATCTGTAATGGGTGTTAAGGAATGGGAATGCGAAGTAATCAGCAACAAGAACGTTGCCACTTTCATCAAAGAGTTTATTGTGGCTTTGCCGAAAGGTGAACACATGGACTTTGTTCCGGGTTCATACGCCCAGATTAAGATTCCTAAATTTGAAATGGACTACAACAAGGATATTGACAAAGACCTTATCGGTCCGGAGTATCTGCCCGCATGGGAAAAATTCGGCCTGTTCGGCTTGAAATGCAAGAATACGGAAGAAACAATCCGTGCTTACTCTATGGCCAACTATCCTGCCGAGGGCGACCGTATCATGCTGACAGTACGTATCGCTACTCCTCCGTTCAAACCGAAAGATCAGGGTCCCGGCTTTATGGATGTGAATCCGGGTATCGCTTCATCTTACATTTTCACGCTGAAACCGGGTGACAAGGTAACGATGAGTGGTCCTTACGGAGACTTCCACCCGATCTTCGATTCTAAGAAGGAAATGATTTGGGTAGGTGGTGGTGCCGGTATGGCTCCATTGCGTGCGCAGATTATGCACATGACCAAGACACTGCACACTACCGACCGTGAACTTCACTATTTCTATGGTGCGCGTGCATTGAATGAAGTATTCTATCTGCAAGATTTCCAGCAATTGGAAAAAGACTTCCCGAACTTCCACTTCCATCTGGCTTTGGACCGTCCGGATCCCGCAGCCGATGCAGCAGGCGTGAAGTATACCGCAGGTTTCGTTCACAATGTGATGTATGAAACTTATCTGAAGGATCACGAAGCTCCCGAAGATATTGAATACTACATGTGTGGTCCCGGTCCGATGTCTAATGCAGTCGTTAAGATGCTGGATAGTCTGGGTGTTGAACCTTCTTCTATCATGTACGATAACTTCGGAGGATAA